From Candidatus Manganitrophus morganii, the proteins below share one genomic window:
- a CDS encoding CUAEP/CCAEP-tail radical SAM protein, which produces MKKRGEILLISCYELGHQPVGIAMPLGFLARAGYLPDAVDLSVDKLDPEKVARARFVGISVPMHTALRIGARVLERVRAINSSCHVAFFGLYASLNEDYLLKNGADSVIGGEYEGPLLALIDRLAAGRADSSDAIGGVSRGEERQAPLRAHLSFAVPDREALPPLAKYAHLEENGVRRTAGSVEASRGCRHLCRHCPIPPVYEGRFFLVPYETVLADIRSLVRLGTTHITFGDPDFLNGPNHSLRIVRAMHAAFPEITFDFTAKVEHLLKHRALIPEFAALGCRFIISAAESLSDTVLTHLAKNHTRADILEALKIVRAAGIALRPSLVPFTPWTTLDDTVALFDFVEEEGLVDHLDPVQFTIRLLVPPGSLFLNELSMAPHLGPLIQESFTYQWTHPDPRMDLLQKEMSRVVEEGTKGEEDPMTIFYRLKERAVAAKEGRLHREIDVAVDPNRPKPPRLTEPWFCCAEPTENQFAVLDDSEKII; this is translated from the coding sequence ATGAAGAAGCGGGGGGAGATTTTACTCATTTCTTGTTATGAGCTGGGACACCAGCCGGTGGGGATCGCCATGCCGCTGGGATTTCTCGCGCGGGCCGGTTATCTTCCCGACGCGGTCGATCTCTCGGTCGATAAACTCGATCCCGAAAAGGTCGCGCGCGCCCGGTTTGTCGGCATTTCCGTCCCGATGCACACGGCGCTCCGGATCGGCGCGCGGGTGTTGGAGCGGGTTCGGGCGATCAATTCGTCTTGCCACGTCGCTTTCTTCGGCCTCTACGCCTCGCTCAATGAAGACTACCTTCTGAAGAACGGAGCTGATTCGGTGATCGGCGGCGAATATGAGGGGCCGCTGCTGGCGCTGATCGACCGGCTCGCCGCGGGGCGGGCCGATTCATCCGATGCGATTGGCGGGGTCAGCCGGGGGGAGGAGCGGCAAGCGCCGCTGCGCGCGCATTTGTCCTTTGCGGTTCCCGACCGCGAGGCGCTGCCGCCTCTGGCGAAGTATGCGCATCTTGAAGAAAACGGCGTCCGCCGGACGGCCGGCTCCGTCGAGGCGAGCCGGGGCTGCCGCCATCTCTGCCGCCACTGCCCAATCCCGCCGGTGTATGAGGGGCGGTTTTTTCTGGTGCCCTATGAGACCGTTCTGGCGGACATACGAAGCCTCGTTCGGCTTGGGACGACGCACATCACTTTCGGAGATCCCGATTTTCTCAACGGCCCGAACCACTCGCTCCGGATCGTCCGGGCGATGCATGCGGCCTTTCCGGAGATCACGTTCGATTTCACGGCCAAGGTGGAGCACCTTCTAAAGCATCGCGCCCTCATTCCGGAATTTGCAGCGCTCGGCTGCCGATTCATCATCTCGGCGGCGGAGTCCTTGAGCGACACGGTCCTGACCCATCTTGCGAAGAATCACACCCGGGCCGATATTCTGGAAGCGTTGAAGATTGTCCGAGCGGCGGGGATTGCCCTTCGTCCGTCGCTGGTCCCGTTTACCCCTTGGACGACGCTTGATGATACCGTCGCGTTGTTCGATTTCGTCGAAGAGGAGGGATTGGTCGACCACCTCGATCCGGTCCAATTTACGATCCGTCTTCTGGTGCCTCCCGGTTCTCTCTTCCTGAATGAATTGAGCATGGCCCCTCATCTGGGGCCGCTCATTCAGGAGTCATTTACTTATCAGTGGACCCATCCCGATCCGAGGATGGATCTGCTTCAAAAGGAAATGAGCCGCGTGGTCGAGGAAGGGACGAAGGGGGAAGAGGACCCGATGACGATATTTTATCGGCTGAAGGAGCGGGCGGTCGCCGCGAAGGAAGGACGGTTACATCGAGAGATCGACGTGGCGGTCGATCCGAACCGTCCGAAGCCGCCGCGCCTCACCGAGCCGT
- a CDS encoding diguanylate cyclase yields MSEETVIRIAIIGAGRGGLALLQCFSEIPDIQISGIADTNQDAPGMQEAKRLGIPSTIRLLDLITRPDVDLILEVTGDPDMPAFILGHKNKSAELFSGAEAKLLWRLVQNMIRQNRQIRSLMEQIKSEAMRDTLTGLYNRRYFDHRAEEEIIRADRGKHALAFMLCDLDDFKSLNEAKGRQLGDEILKAVAADMRQSTRGTDLIFRWGGDEIVVVLSKATREGVLIAADRIRKGIRKIGKKAAVSLDLSIGVSLYPDHGDNLDKLIHLADRALYIAKKGGEKIHIGDEGYPLNETAIKVVFQPIIDLRTKQVIGSEALTRDPKGKLNVFDLFRRYHTIGQLNELKRICFSTQLKAAEEHKIERLFVNIDSDILSRMDSVPKPPGVDVILEISEAEALHSVEKHLQMADKWRGKGFKFAIDDFGAGFISLPFVAQLMPDYIKIDRMTTLQAVSSKKFRKFLKNLIAALQEYVTVGMVAEGIETEEELEVVRELGIYLAQGYLLGKPKAIKPSRPPKK; encoded by the coding sequence ATGTCGGAAGAAACAGTCATCCGGATCGCGATTATCGGAGCGGGAAGAGGGGGCCTGGCGCTGCTGCAGTGCTTCTCCGAGATCCCCGACATCCAAATTTCCGGCATTGCCGATACGAACCAAGACGCTCCCGGGATGCAGGAGGCCAAACGGCTCGGCATTCCCTCCACCATCCGTCTCCTTGATCTCATCACCCGGCCGGATGTCGATCTGATTTTGGAAGTGACCGGCGATCCCGATATGCCGGCCTTTATCCTGGGGCACAAAAATAAATCGGCCGAGCTGTTCAGCGGGGCGGAGGCCAAGCTCCTCTGGCGGCTTGTGCAAAACATGATTCGCCAGAATCGCCAGATTCGCTCTCTCATGGAGCAGATCAAATCGGAGGCGATGCGCGACACCCTCACCGGGCTTTACAACCGCCGCTATTTCGATCACCGAGCGGAAGAAGAGATCATCCGTGCGGACCGTGGCAAACATGCCCTGGCCTTTATGCTCTGCGACCTGGACGATTTCAAAAGCCTCAACGAAGCCAAGGGACGGCAGCTGGGAGATGAAATATTAAAAGCGGTCGCCGCCGACATGAGACAGTCGACCCGGGGAACCGATTTAATCTTCCGCTGGGGAGGCGATGAGATCGTCGTGGTCCTCTCGAAAGCGACGCGGGAAGGGGTCCTCATCGCCGCGGATCGCATTCGAAAAGGGATCCGGAAAATCGGGAAAAAAGCGGCCGTCTCCCTCGATCTGAGCATCGGCGTCTCTCTCTATCCCGATCATGGAGATAATCTCGACAAGCTGATTCATCTCGCCGATCGCGCCCTCTATATCGCCAAGAAAGGGGGGGAGAAAATTCACATCGGCGACGAGGGTTACCCTCTCAATGAAACGGCGATCAAGGTGGTGTTCCAACCGATCATCGATCTGCGAACGAAACAGGTGATCGGTTCTGAAGCGCTCACCCGGGACCCGAAAGGGAAGCTGAATGTCTTCGATCTCTTCAGAAGATATCACACGATCGGACAGCTGAACGAATTGAAACGGATCTGTTTTTCCACCCAGCTCAAGGCCGCCGAAGAGCATAAAATCGAAAGGCTGTTCGTGAATATCGATTCGGATATTCTCAGCCGGATGGATTCGGTGCCGAAGCCCCCCGGCGTCGACGTCATTTTAGAGATCTCGGAAGCGGAGGCCCTCCATAGCGTCGAAAAACATCTTCAGATGGCCGACAAGTGGCGGGGGAAGGGCTTTAAGTTCGCAATCGATGATTTTGGGGCCGGCTTTATCTCCTTGCCCTTTGTCGCGCAGCTGATGCCCGATTACATTAAAATCGATCGAATGACGACACTCCAGGCGGTCTCCTCCAAGAAATTCAGAAAGTTTTTAAAGAATTTGATCGCCGCCCTGCAGGAATATGTGACGGTCGGGATGGTTGCGGAGGGGATCGAGACGGAGGAGGAACTGGAGGTCGTCCGCGAACTCGGCATCTACCTTGCCCAAGGCTATCTTCTCGGCAAGCCCAAAGCGATCAAACCCTCCCGCCCCCCCAAAAAATAG
- a CDS encoding DUF169 domain-containing protein, with protein MTGYASLAQTLTTLLGLDRPPVAAAPVEAVPKGIPIFEGVSPSSCAFWRQAEKELFAANDADHMNCPIGAMVMGFDLTSEAKEGLQRGLSMMCEVGYVKPEEAGEIPALAKKGKAMLYGPLSNFPVVPEVVVIWLQPAQAMLLREATGDAEWKSDVSSKIFGRPACAALAVASQGAAVSLSFGCSGMRTFTGVEPAYMLAALSGRLLEKLEPQLQRTHKANCAMQAFYDQQKSYFPFQKK; from the coding sequence ATGACCGGATATGCCTCGTTGGCCCAAACGTTGACCACTCTTCTCGGATTAGACCGGCCGCCGGTGGCGGCGGCGCCGGTGGAAGCCGTCCCGAAAGGGATTCCGATTTTTGAAGGGGTTTCTCCCTCCTCTTGCGCTTTTTGGCGCCAGGCGGAGAAAGAGCTTTTCGCCGCGAACGATGCAGATCATATGAATTGCCCGATCGGGGCGATGGTGATGGGGTTTGATCTGACCTCCGAGGCGAAAGAGGGGCTCCAGCGCGGGCTCTCGATGATGTGCGAGGTCGGGTATGTGAAGCCCGAAGAGGCGGGAGAGATTCCCGCTTTGGCGAAGAAGGGAAAGGCGATGTTGTACGGGCCGCTTTCTAACTTCCCGGTCGTGCCGGAGGTGGTGGTGATCTGGCTTCAGCCGGCCCAGGCGATGCTCCTGCGGGAGGCGACCGGGGATGCCGAGTGGAAGAGCGATGTCTCCTCCAAGATCTTCGGCCGGCCCGCCTGCGCGGCGCTGGCGGTGGCCTCTCAGGGGGCGGCGGTTTCTCTCTCCTTCGGCTGCAGCGGCATGCGGACCTTCACCGGCGTGGAGCCGGCCTACATGCTCGCCGCCCTGTCGGGCCGCCTGCTCGAGAAACTCGAGCCGCAGCTCCAGCGGACGCACAAGGCGAATTGCGCGATGCAGGCGTTCTACGATCAGCAGAAAAGCTATTTTCCGTTTCAAAAGAAATGA
- a CDS encoding YIP1 family protein: MTTVMDRIFRAAKLDRNLYEEVEADKNTLSQALGVVFFSGLAAGIGAVGRGPAQILFGAAAALIGWFIWAALIYLIGVKLLPEPQTRSDLGELLRTIGFASAPGLIRVLGIFPGMAEIVFFVAAIWMFVAMVLAARQALDYQSTIRAISVVAIGWIVQMVILVFVLSMMQQPSPGAGETVAPG; encoded by the coding sequence ATGACCACAGTAATGGATCGAATCTTTCGCGCCGCGAAGCTGGATCGGAACCTCTATGAGGAGGTCGAAGCCGATAAAAACACATTGTCTCAGGCGCTCGGGGTCGTCTTCTTCTCCGGACTGGCGGCCGGGATCGGCGCCGTCGGACGCGGACCGGCGCAGATTTTATTCGGCGCCGCCGCCGCTTTGATCGGATGGTTCATTTGGGCGGCATTAATCTATCTGATCGGGGTCAAGCTTCTCCCGGAGCCGCAAACGCGGTCCGATTTGGGAGAGCTGCTCCGGACCATCGGTTTTGCCAGCGCGCCCGGCCTGATTCGGGTGCTGGGAATCTTTCCGGGGATGGCCGAGATCGTCTTCTTCGTCGCCGCGATCTGGATGTTCGTCGCGATGGTGCTGGCGGCTCGTCAGGCCCTCGACTATCAGAGCACGATCCGCGCCATTTCGGTGGTTGCCATCGGATGGATTGTCCAGATGGTGATCCTGGTTTTTGTATTGAGCATGATGCAACAGCCGTCTCCGGGAGCAGGTGAAACGGTCGCACCGGGATAG
- a CDS encoding abortive infection system antitoxin AbiGi family protein yields the protein MATRQRYVSSEMTHFVGRDHTEADQYKLLIQIITSGWLTHPPHDPAISGRLTVNTDARISENEMYYPQIISFSDIPIGELDIHIQKFSRFGLSFLKSFLVKQGANPVFYIAKNALSRDKGRTDRFTLAERFDQTIQQYHALFEELRNTPEKPDSPDRIKRLFSIKDFLDYHIFSFLKFFDASKPEDDPEHFYMEREWRILGNLHFTLQDIRRIILPESYAPRLREDLPKYIGQITFVE from the coding sequence ATGGCAACAAGACAACGGTATGTTTCCAGCGAGATGACCCACTTCGTCGGAAGGGATCACACCGAAGCCGATCAGTACAAGCTCTTGATCCAGATTATCACCTCCGGCTGGCTGACCCACCCGCCGCACGATCCGGCCATCTCCGGCCGGCTCACCGTCAACACCGACGCGCGAATCAGCGAGAACGAGATGTATTATCCGCAGATCATCTCCTTCTCCGATATTCCGATCGGCGAGCTCGATATCCACATTCAAAAATTCAGCCGGTTCGGCCTCTCCTTTTTAAAGTCGTTCCTGGTGAAGCAGGGGGCCAATCCGGTTTTCTACATTGCCAAAAATGCACTCTCGCGCGACAAGGGGCGAACCGATCGGTTTACCCTGGCCGAGCGCTTCGACCAAACCATCCAGCAATACCATGCTCTTTTTGAGGAACTGCGCAACACCCCCGAGAAACCCGATTCTCCCGACCGGATAAAACGCCTCTTCTCCATCAAAGATTTTCTCGATTACCATATCTTCAGCTTCCTGAAGTTTTTTGATGCGTCAAAGCCGGAGGACGATCCCGAACACTTCTACATGGAGCGGGAATGGCGAATCCTCGGCAACCTCCACTTTACGCTTCAAGACATCCGCCGGATCATCCTCCCCGAATCATACGCCCCTCGGCTCCGGGAAGATCTGCCGAAATATATCGGCCAGATTACGTTCGTGGAGTAA
- a CDS encoding ABC transporter ATP-binding protein — protein MIELKSVNKTYPHPVHPVAALKEITLQIEKGSFSLLMGPSGCGKSTLLNLIGGLDQPSSGDLMIAGRPTRGFTDADWTRLRRTEIGMIFQFFNLLPMLNALENVALPLLLRGDRPEEAKRRATAALISVGLGNRLDHRPSALSGGEMQRVAIARADVVSPQILLADEPTGNLDSENGEEVLKLLSSRARAGVTLLLATHSPQAVPYADQIIHLKDGRVDRIDRIERKY, from the coding sequence GTGATTGAGCTAAAATCGGTCAACAAGACCTACCCTCACCCGGTTCACCCGGTCGCCGCGCTCAAGGAGATCACCTTGCAAATCGAGAAAGGCTCCTTCTCCTTACTGATGGGGCCGAGCGGGTGCGGAAAGTCGACGCTGCTCAACCTGATCGGGGGGCTCGACCAGCCATCTTCCGGCGACCTCATGATTGCCGGCCGGCCGACGCGCGGTTTCACCGATGCCGACTGGACCCGGCTTCGCCGGACGGAGATCGGGATGATTTTTCAGTTCTTCAATCTCCTTCCGATGCTCAATGCGCTGGAAAATGTCGCCCTTCCCCTACTGCTCCGGGGCGATCGTCCGGAAGAGGCAAAGCGGCGCGCCACGGCGGCCCTCATTTCAGTTGGATTGGGAAATCGGCTCGATCACCGGCCGAGCGCCCTCTCCGGCGGGGAGATGCAGCGGGTGGCGATCGCGCGCGCCGATGTCGTTTCCCCGCAGATCCTCCTCGCCGACGAGCCGACCGGGAACCTCGATTCTGAAAATGGGGAAGAGGTCCTCAAGCTTCTCTCCTCCCGCGCCCGCGCCGGGGTCACCCTGCTCCTCGCCACCCATAGCCCGCAGGCCGTTCCTTACGCCGATCAGATCATCCACCTCAAAGACGGGCGGGTGGATCGGATAGACCGGATCGAAAGGAAATACTGA
- a CDS encoding FtsX-like permease family protein translates to MRVLFEWISFRHLFRERRAWLTLIGVALGISVFISIRIANQSVLSAYRHSVDAVAGNTTLEVVGRAGPFDETIIAEIRETPNVRSVAPIIQAPLPMTAPPSTQGEILFLMGVDLLQEGPFRQYEISSGLNESEPETFFTELMEPDAVLLTAPFAARHRIQIGDAISVRDGNRLLSLRVVGLLKGRGLAEAEGGNIAVMDIASAQWRLGKLGTLDRIDLITDAQTPLSEIIPSLAERIGPGLSLRRPERRSEQVEKMLFAFQLNLTALSAISLFVGIFLIYNTLLVSVVHRRKEIGILRSLGVTRLRIFLLFLWEGILLGTLGGLGGVLIGAFLAQGVLRLVARTVSAIYVPIPPSPFSLPPSIFWEGIGIGIIVSALSSLLPALQAGRLRPREAMEGIYASQQPPSVAKFLIAASLLGLTAALLSRVPSHWDLPAAGYLSAAFLLITFSMLVPPGLLFFSHLIAPLLEHLPPSWRLARGHLEQAIRRNAPTIAAFMGALAMMISVVIMIESFRNTVVLWIDQTIKADIIGAPVSLLSNESEETLPDDLISTVRQTAGVEAVDGYRSLRLLFREEPALLVGRDLAIHAAHSRYLFRSGDSDEVIQRAVREGKVLLSEVFANRFGLREGETIEVPSPEGPVPLEIAGVFYEYSTDGGKMVIDRSLLQKFWKDDRLNVIAVYLEKGFSPDAVRQELVQRAGAESGLAFITQVNFKNEILRIFDQTFLVTYALEWIAVVVALLGITNTLFVSILERQREIGILRAVGASRRQVVQVVLIEAFYMGVIGNILSLFCAFFLSLLLIFVINKQSFGWTLLYHYPPSVIVHSFLLATVTALLAGYFPARKAARLEVTEAISYE, encoded by the coding sequence ATGCGCGTTCTGTTCGAGTGGATCTCCTTCCGCCATCTCTTCCGCGAGCGGCGGGCTTGGCTGACACTGATCGGGGTCGCTCTCGGCATCTCGGTCTTCATCTCGATCCGGATCGCGAACCAGAGCGTCTTGAGCGCCTATCGCCACTCGGTCGATGCGGTCGCCGGAAACACCACGCTCGAGGTCGTCGGCCGCGCCGGCCCTTTCGATGAAACAATCATCGCCGAGATTCGAGAAACCCCGAACGTCCGATCGGTCGCGCCGATCATCCAGGCCCCCCTCCCCATGACCGCTCCCCCCTCGACACAGGGAGAGATCCTCTTCTTGATGGGGGTCGATCTCCTCCAGGAAGGTCCCTTCCGCCAGTATGAGATCAGCAGCGGCCTCAACGAAAGTGAGCCGGAAACCTTCTTTACCGAATTGATGGAACCCGATGCGGTGCTGCTGACGGCGCCTTTCGCCGCCCGCCATCGGATTCAGATCGGGGATGCGATCTCCGTTCGTGACGGCAATCGCCTCCTCTCCCTTCGCGTCGTTGGTCTCCTGAAAGGGCGCGGGCTCGCCGAAGCGGAGGGGGGGAATATCGCCGTCATGGACATTGCCTCCGCGCAGTGGCGCCTCGGCAAGCTCGGAACACTCGACCGGATCGATCTGATCACCGACGCGCAGACCCCGCTGAGCGAGATCATCCCCTCCTTGGCCGAGCGGATCGGACCGGGGCTTTCGCTGCGCCGTCCCGAGCGGCGGAGCGAGCAGGTGGAGAAGATGCTCTTCGCCTTTCAGTTGAATCTGACCGCCCTCTCGGCCATCTCCCTTTTTGTCGGGATCTTTTTGATCTACAATACGCTGCTTGTCTCGGTCGTTCACCGGCGGAAAGAGATCGGCATTCTCCGCTCCCTCGGCGTCACACGCCTCCGGATCTTTCTTCTTTTCTTATGGGAGGGAATTTTGCTGGGAACCCTCGGGGGGCTCGGGGGGGTGCTCATCGGCGCTTTTCTCGCACAGGGGGTCTTGCGGCTCGTCGCCCGGACGGTCAGCGCGATTTATGTCCCAATCCCCCCTTCCCCCTTTTCCCTCCCCCCGTCGATCTTTTGGGAGGGGATCGGCATCGGGATCATCGTCTCGGCCCTCTCCTCCCTCCTCCCCGCGCTGCAAGCCGGCCGGCTCCGGCCGCGGGAGGCGATGGAGGGGATCTATGCCTCCCAACAGCCCCCTTCGGTGGCGAAGTTCTTGATCGCCGCCTCTCTCCTCGGCCTGACCGCCGCCCTTCTCTCGCGGGTCCCCTCCCACTGGGATCTCCCCGCGGCCGGCTATCTCTCCGCCGCTTTTCTCCTGATCACCTTCTCGATGCTCGTCCCGCCCGGCCTCCTCTTCTTCTCCCATTTGATCGCGCCGCTGCTGGAGCACCTCCCCCCCTCCTGGCGGCTGGCGCGCGGCCATTTGGAGCAGGCGATCCGGCGGAATGCGCCGACGATCGCCGCCTTCATGGGAGCGCTGGCGATGATGATCAGCGTCGTCATCATGATCGAGAGCTTCCGCAACACCGTCGTCCTCTGGATCGACCAGACGATCAAAGCCGATATCATCGGCGCCCCCGTCTCGCTTCTCTCCAATGAATCGGAAGAGACCCTTCCCGATGATCTGATCTCGACGGTGCGTCAAACGGCCGGGGTCGAAGCGGTCGACGGCTACCGCTCTCTGCGACTTCTCTTTCGGGAGGAGCCGGCGCTGCTGGTCGGACGCGATCTGGCGATCCACGCGGCGCACAGCCGGTATCTCTTCCGTTCGGGCGATTCGGATGAAGTCATTCAACGGGCCGTTCGCGAAGGAAAGGTTCTCCTCTCCGAAGTCTTCGCCAACCGCTTCGGCCTGCGCGAAGGCGAGACGATCGAGGTCCCTTCCCCCGAAGGGCCGGTCCCGCTGGAAATCGCCGGCGTCTTCTATGAATACAGCACCGACGGCGGCAAAATGGTCATCGACCGCTCGCTTCTTCAGAAATTCTGGAAAGACGACCGGCTCAACGTCATCGCCGTCTATCTGGAAAAGGGATTCTCCCCCGATGCGGTCCGTCAGGAATTGGTCCAGCGCGCGGGGGCGGAATCGGGGCTGGCCTTCATCACGCAGGTCAATTTTAAAAATGAGATCTTGCGGATTTTCGATCAAACCTTTCTCGTCACCTATGCGCTGGAATGGATTGCGGTCGTGGTCGCGCTGCTCGGGATCACGAACACCCTTTTTGTCTCGATCCTGGAGCGGCAGCGGGAGATCGGAATCTTGCGGGCGGTCGGCGCCTCCCGCCGCCAGGTGGTTCAGGTCGTCTTGATCGAGGCCTTCTATATGGGGGTGATCGGGAACATTCTCTCCCTCTTCTGCGCCTTCTTCCTCTCGCTCCTCCTGATCTTCGTCATCAACAAACAGTCGTTCGGCTGGACCCTTCTTTATCATTATCCTCCTTCCGTCATCGTCCACTCCTTCTTGCTGGCGACCGTAACGGCGCTGCTCGCCGGATATTTCCCGGCGCGCAAGGCGGCGCGACTGGAGGTCACGGAGGCGATTTCGTATGAATAG
- a CDS encoding carotenoid 1,2-hydratase, whose translation MNSGVLPKIGKGVLRYAPTIWILLLFFLAASDAAERQVAALSSRPFEAAAPGYRFSFPRDHGAHPNFKTEWWYFTGNLTADGKAYGYELTFFRRGVDSPQTEKNPSRWAIRDLYFAHFALTDVEEKRFYHTDKISREAIGKAGAKQDRLEVWIDRWRAAQDPDGTIHLQAEEEAESDRSGWKIDLLLTSDKPLVIHGTDGISRKGGEPGQASHYLSFTRLQTQGSLSINGKTQSVSGLSWMDHEFSSSMLNKNQVGWDWFSIQLEDEREVMLYQIRTIEGGKDPFSGGTIIEPDGTARHLPADAFTLTPLRNWTSKKSGGEYPVAWRIAIPSERLTLESEPLLEDQELITSKSTRVAYWEGASRFQGTKEGKSIEGKGYIEMTGYAEPFNK comes from the coding sequence ATGAATAGCGGGGTTCTTCCAAAAATCGGTAAGGGCGTATTGCGATACGCCCCTACCATCTGGATTCTCCTTCTTTTCTTCCTGGCCGCTTCCGATGCGGCGGAGCGGCAGGTGGCCGCTCTTTCTTCTAGGCCATTCGAGGCAGCCGCGCCGGGCTATCGCTTCTCCTTTCCGAGGGATCACGGCGCGCATCCGAACTTTAAAACGGAGTGGTGGTACTTCACCGGCAATCTCACGGCGGACGGCAAGGCGTACGGCTATGAGCTGACCTTCTTTCGGCGCGGGGTCGATTCGCCTCAGACGGAGAAGAACCCCTCCCGGTGGGCGATTCGGGATCTCTACTTCGCCCACTTCGCCTTGACCGACGTCGAAGAAAAGCGGTTCTATCACACCGACAAAATCAGCCGGGAGGCGATCGGAAAAGCGGGCGCGAAGCAGGATCGATTGGAAGTTTGGATCGATCGATGGCGGGCGGCTCAAGATCCGGATGGAACCATCCACCTTCAGGCAGAAGAGGAAGCGGAATCCGATCGCTCCGGATGGAAAATCGATCTTCTCCTCACTTCGGACAAGCCGCTCGTCATCCATGGAACCGACGGAATAAGCCGGAAAGGGGGCGAACCGGGACAGGCCTCGCACTACCTCTCCTTTACCCGGCTTCAGACGCAGGGGTCCCTTTCGATCAATGGGAAGACGCAGTCGGTTTCGGGATTGAGTTGGATGGATCACGAATTCAGCAGCAGCATGCTGAATAAAAATCAGGTCGGATGGGATTGGTTCTCGATCCAGCTTGAAGATGAGCGAGAGGTGATGCTCTATCAAATTCGGACGATCGAGGGGGGGAAAGATCCCTTCTCCGGCGGGACGATCATTGAGCCCGACGGAACGGCCCGGCACCTCCCCGCTGACGCATTCACCCTCACGCCGCTGCGGAATTGGACGAGCAAGAAGAGCGGCGGGGAGTATCCGGTGGCCTGGCGGATTGCGATCCCCTCCGAAAGGCTGACCCTCGAATCGGAGCCGCTCCTGGAGGACCAAGAGCTGATCACGTCGAAGAGCACCCGCGTCGCCTATTGGGAAGGGGCCAGTCGCTTTCAGGGAACAAAGGAGGGGAAGTCGATCGAGGGGAAAGGTTATATCGAGATGACCGGCTACGCCGAGCCGTTCAATAAGTGA
- a CDS encoding CBS domain-containing protein → MVPVKMVMSKKILKVRRGTKIKKVAELMRDKRVGSILVSDGNNSYAGIVTDADVVRRLVADGLDPETTPVEKVMTTPLLAIEADRSVVDANDIMDQEHIRHLGVIENGKIIGVLSVRDLLRHVYGGWGFV, encoded by the coding sequence ATGGTGCCGGTGAAGATGGTGATGTCCAAGAAAATTCTTAAGGTCCGACGGGGAACGAAGATAAAAAAGGTCGCCGAATTGATGCGAGACAAGCGGGTCGGAAGCATTCTCGTCTCCGACGGGAACAACAGTTACGCCGGGATCGTCACCGATGCCGACGTGGTTCGACGCTTGGTGGCCGACGGTCTCGATCCGGAGACCACGCCGGTGGAGAAGGTGATGACCACCCCTCTTCTCGCGATCGAAGCCGACCGCTCGGTCGTCGACGCAAACGATATCATGGATCAAGAGCACATCCGCCATCTCGGCGTCATCGAGAATGGAAAAATCATCGGTGTCCTTTCGGTGAGAGATCTGCTGAGACACGTTTATGGCGGGTGGGGATTCGTGTGA
- a CDS encoding cold-shock protein, with amino-acid sequence MPKGRVKWFNASKGYGFITQEDGNDIFVHFTAIQGEGFKSLEEGQEVTFEVTTGAKGPQAANVSKA; translated from the coding sequence ATGCCAAAAGGTCGTGTAAAGTGGTTCAACGCCAGCAAAGGTTATGGTTTCATCACCCAGGAAGATGGTAACGACATCTTCGTTCACTTCACTGCCATTCAGGGAGAAGGTTTCAAGTCTCTCGAAGAAGGACAGGAAGTGACATTTGAGGTCACTACTGGCGCGAAAGGACCACAGGCGGCGAACGTGTCAAAAGCCTAA